The sequence below is a genomic window from Streptosporangium lutulentum.
AATTGGACACAAAACGGGCGTGACATTACGGCCCCCGCAAGCGATCGTTCCAAAAGAGAGCCGAAAACAAACGGACGGCATGATGGGACGAACATTGGTCGAGCGGGCCGAAGAAGCGCCACGAGTGTCACGCCCGGGTGCCATGACACCGGACCTCACTATCGGTGTGGTGGGCCCCCATGACCTCGTCGAGCGGGTGATGTTGATGGGGCACGCGGCAGCCCCCTTGCCCTGCCGCCTGGTGGCGGCGGCCTACCGGGACGAGCAGGAAGCCGCCGACAAGGTCACCCGACTGGGTGCCGGGGTGGACGCATGTCTGTTCGCCAGCCCGGTCCCCTACGATCTGGCCCGGCGGTCGGGGGTGCTGACGATGCCCGCGACGTATGTCCAGCTCGGCGGTGCCGCGTTGATCGCCGCACTGGCCAGGGCCGCGCTGGACGAACGAATAGATCCGCGCAGGGTCAGCATCGATGTCCTGAACCGGGGCGACGTCGAGGAGGCCTACAGCGACCTGAGCCTCCCCTTCGGGGATGTGCACAGCCGTGACGAGCCGGGCGCCACCGGCACGATCGCGGCCTTCCACGAACGTCTCGCCCGCCAGGGCGGCACCAGCGGGGCGCTCACCTGCCTGCCGGCGGTCGCCGACCGTCTTCAGACGGCCGGCATCCCGGTGATCAGGATCCGCCCGACCTCCGCCGCGGTCCGTACGGCACTGCACACGGCCGCCCTGCTCGGTGCGCATCACCGGCTGGAGGAGTCGCAACTCACGGTGGTCCTGGTCGAGGTGCCCACACTCCGCGAGCCGATCCGCCGGGCCGCGCCGCGCTACTGGCGCGACGAGCTCCGGCTGTCCCTGCACCGGCTGCTGGTGCAGGAGGCCAACCGGATCAACGCGTCGGTCACCACGGTCGACGACCACAGTTACATGGTCACCGCGACCCGCGGCTCGGTGGCCGCGGCCACCGAGGGCTTCCGGGTGCTGCCGTTCGCCGCGCGGGTGCGAGACGAGCTGGGCCTGGCGGTCGAGGTGGGCGTCGGCATGGGCCGTACCACCCACGACGCCGAGTCCCACGCCCGTGCCGCACTGGCGCGCACCCAGGCGGGCAAACAGGCCCAGGGCTTCGCGGTGGACCGCGA
It includes:
- a CDS encoding GTP cyclohydrolase IIa → MTPDLTIGVVGPHDLVERVMLMGHAAAPLPCRLVAAAYRDEQEAADKVTRLGAGVDACLFASPVPYDLARRSGVLTMPATYVQLGGAALIAALARAALDERIDPRRVSIDVLNRGDVEEAYSDLSLPFGDVHSRDEPGATGTIAAFHERLARQGGTSGALTCLPAVADRLQTAGIPVIRIRPTSAAVRTALHTAALLGAHHRLEESQLTVVLVEVPTLREPIRRAAPRYWRDELRLSLHRLLVQEANRINASVTTVDDHSYMVTATRGSVAAATEGFRVLPFAARVRDELGLAVEVGVGMGRTTHDAESHARAALARTQAGKQAQGFAVDREGRALIPAPRMAPQNTGPLKPKGVEVLARLAAKLEGGDTVVDAEGAGKMLGVTPRTARRLLRTLVDEGLAWPLPPNRTPQPGRPRQLYRLIVEKLGTR